The proteins below are encoded in one region of Bacillus vallismortis:
- the ispE gene encoding 4-(cytidine 5'-diphospho)-2-C-methyl-D-erythritol kinase codes for MRILEKAPAKINLSLDVTRKRPDGYHEVEMIMTTIDLADRIELTELAEDEVRVSSHNRFVPDDQRNLAYQAAKLIKDRYNVKKGVSIMITKVIPVAAGLAGGSSDAAATLRGLNRLWNLNLSAETLAELGAEIGSDVSFCVYGGTALATGRGEKIKHISTPPHCWVILAKPTIGVSTAEVYRQLKLNDVEHPDVHGMIEAIEEKNFQKMCSRLGNVLESVTLDMHPEVAMIKNQMKRFGADAVLMSGSGPTVFGLVQYESKVQRIYNGLRGFCDQVYAVRMIGEQNALD; via the coding sequence ATTTGTCACTTGATGTCACCCGAAAACGCCCGGATGGCTATCACGAAGTCGAAATGATCATGACGACGATTGATTTAGCGGATCGGATTGAATTGACGGAGCTGGCAGAGGATGAAGTGAGGGTCTCTTCCCATAACCGTTTTGTGCCCGACGATCAAAGAAACTTAGCTTATCAGGCTGCCAAGCTGATCAAGGACAGATACAACGTAAAAAAGGGAGTTTCCATCATGATTACGAAGGTGATTCCGGTGGCTGCCGGTCTTGCCGGCGGAAGCAGTGATGCGGCAGCAACGCTTAGAGGGCTGAACAGACTGTGGAATTTAAATCTTTCTGCAGAAACGCTTGCTGAGCTTGGAGCGGAAATTGGCTCTGACGTTTCATTTTGTGTCTATGGCGGAACGGCACTGGCAACAGGCCGCGGCGAGAAAATTAAACATATCAGCACGCCACCTCACTGCTGGGTCATTTTAGCGAAGCCGACAATCGGTGTTTCAACTGCTGAAGTGTATAGACAGCTGAAGCTGAATGATGTAGAGCATCCCGATGTTCATGGCATGATTGAGGCTATAGAGGAAAAGAATTTTCAAAAGATGTGCAGCCGTTTAGGCAATGTGCTTGAATCTGTTACGCTTGATATGCATCCTGAAGTTGCCATGATCAAAAACCAGATGAAACGCTTTGGGGCAGATGCCGTGCTAATGAGCGGGAGCGGCCCGACAGTGTTTGGACTGGTTCAGTATGAGTCGAAGGTGCAGAGAATTTATAACGGGTTAAGAGGCTTCTGTGATCAGGTTTATGCGGTGAGAATGATCGGCGAACAGAACGCTCTTGATTAA
- the purR gene encoding pur operon repressor, with protein MKFRRSGRLVDLTNYLLTHPHELIPLTFFSERYESAKSSISEDLTIIKQTFEQQGIGTLLTVPGAAGGVKYIPKMKQAEAEEFVQTLGQSLANPERILPGGYVYLTDILGKPSVLSKVGKLFASVFADREIDVVMTVATKGIPLAYAAASYLNVPVVIVRKDNKVTEGSTVSINYVSGSSNRIQTMSLAKRSMKTGSNVLIIDDFMKAGGTINGMISLLDEFNANVAGIGVLVEAEGVNERLVDEYMSLLTLSTINMKEKSIEIQNGNFLRFFKENLLKNGETES; from the coding sequence ATGAAGTTTCGTCGCAGCGGCAGATTGGTGGACTTAACAAATTACTTGTTAACCCATCCGCACGAGTTAATACCGCTAACCTTTTTTTCAGAGCGGTATGAATCTGCAAAATCATCGATCAGTGAAGATTTAACAATTATTAAGCAAACCTTTGAGCAGCAGGGGATTGGTACTTTGCTTACTGTTCCCGGCGCTGCCGGGGGCGTCAAATATATACCGAAAATGAAGCAGGCTGAAGCTGAAGAGTTTGTGCAGACACTTGGACAGTCGCTGGCAAATCCTGAGCGTATCCTTCCGGGCGGTTATGTATATTTAACGGATATCTTAGGAAAACCATCTGTACTCTCCAAGGTAGGGAAGCTGTTTGCTTCTGTGTTTGCAGACCGCGAAATTGATGTTGTCATGACCGTTGCCACCAAAGGCATCCCTCTGGCATACGCAGCTGCGAGCTATCTGAATGTGCCTGTCGTCATCGTTCGCAAAGATAACAAGGTAACAGAAGGCTCTACAGTCAGCATTAATTACGTCTCAGGCTCCTCAAACCGCATTCAAACAATGTCACTTGCGAAAAGAAGCATGAAAACAGGCTCAAACGTACTCATTATTGATGACTTTATGAAAGCGGGCGGCACCATTAATGGCATGATTAGCCTGTTGGATGAGTTTAACGCAAATGTGGCAGGAATCGGCGTCTTGGTTGAAGCCGAAGGAGTAAATGAACGTCTTGTTGATGAATATATGTCACTTCTTACTCTTTCAACCATTAACATGAAAGAGAAGTCCATTGAAATTCAGAATGGCAATTTTCTGCGTTTTTTTAAAGAGAATCTTTTAAAGAATGGAGAGACAGAATCATGA
- the ridA gene encoding 2-iminobutanoate/2-iminopropanoate deaminase, giving the protein MTKAVHTKHAPAAIGPYSQGMIVNNMFYSSGQIPLTPSGEMVNGDIKEQTHQVFSNLKAVLEEAGASLETVVKATVFIADMEQFAVVNEVYGQYFDTHKPARSCVEVARLPKDALVEIEVIALVK; this is encoded by the coding sequence ATGACAAAAGCAGTCCATACAAAGCATGCCCCAGCGGCAATCGGGCCTTATTCACAAGGGATGATTGTAAATAATATGTTTTACAGCTCAGGCCAAATCCCTTTGACTCCTTCAGGAGAAATGGTGAACGGAGATATTAAGGAGCAGACACATCAAGTATTCAGTAACTTAAAAGCGGTGCTGGAAGAAGCAGGTGCTTCTTTAGAAACAGTTGTAAAAGCAACTGTATTTATCGCGGACATGGAACAGTTTGCGGTAGTAAACGAAGTGTACGGGCAATATTTTGACACGCACAAACCGGCAAGATCTTGTGTGGAAGTTGCGAGATTGCCGAAGGATGCGCTAGTTGAGATCGAAGTTATTGCATTGGTGAAATAA
- the spoVG gene encoding septation regulator SpoVG, with product MEVTDVRLRRVNTDGRMRAIASITLDHEFVVHDIRVIDGNNGLFVAMPSKRTPDGEFRDIAHPINSSTRGKIQDAVLNEYHRLGDTEALEFEEAGAS from the coding sequence GTGGAAGTTACTGACGTAAGATTACGCCGCGTGAATACCGATGGTCGCATGAGAGCGATTGCATCCATCACGCTGGATCACGAATTTGTTGTTCATGACATTCGTGTGATTGATGGAAACAATGGTCTTTTCGTTGCGATGCCGAGTAAACGCACCCCTGATGGAGAGTTCCGCGATATCGCTCATCCTATTAATTCAAGCACGCGAGGTAAGATTCAAGATGCCGTGTTAAATGAGTATCATCGTCTGGGTGACACTGAAGCATTAGAATTCGAAGAAGCTGGAGCTTCTTAA